From the genome of Aliarcobacter lanthieri:
TCCACTTTGAGATTTATTTTTATCAAAAAATTTTGAAGCGATATCTTTTGCACTTATTAAGCCTTCTGATGTCATTTCAAAAATACCAATTTCACTTGTACTTCCAAATCTATTTTTAAATCCACGAAGCATTCTTAATTCACGACTTGCTTCTCCTTCAAAATATAAAACTGTATCAACCATATGTTCTAAAACTCTAGGTCCTGCAATACTTCCATCTTTTGTAATATGCCCAATAATAAACATAGCAAGATTTGATTCTTTTGCTTTTCTCATAAGTTCAAATGTTATTTCTCTAACTTGAGATACACTTCCTGGTGCTGATGTAAGATTTGAAGAATATATTGTTTGAATAGAATCAATAATACAAACTTCATAATCAATTCTAAGAAGTTCATCTAAAATTTCTTCAAGTTTTATTTCGCTTAATAAAAATAGATTTTCACTATTTGCTTCAAGTCTATTTGCTCTTAATTTTATCTGTCCTGCACTTTCTTCTCCTGAAACATAAAGAACTTTTTTACCACTATTTGCAATGCTTCCTGCAACTTTCAATAAAAGTGTAGATTTACCAACTCCTGGACTTCCTCCTATTAAAGTAAGGCTTCCTGGAACTATCCCTCCACCTAAAACTAAATCAAATTCATAGTTGAAAGATGAAAATCTTGTAACATCATCTTGTAAAATTTCTGTAATTGGTTTTGCTTTTGAAGTAGAACTAGAAACTTTTATAGATTGTTTTAGAATTTCTTGCTGCTCTTGATTTAATTCTATAAAGCTATCCCAAGAACCACAATTTGGACATTTACCAAGCCATTTTGTAGATTGTTCTCCACAATGTTGACACTCAAAAAGTGTAATTTTCTTTTTTGCCATTTAAAAACCTTTTAAAATTTAATTGATTGTATCAAATTTTTTTTTATATCTATTAAAATATTTCAATTTGTAATCTTTTTTTGACTAAAATTATAAAAAACTTTCAAGGATTAAATATGATTATATATATTCATGGATTTTCAAGTTCAGGTTTTGGAAAAAAAGCTTTAGAGTTTAAGGAATATTTTCAAGATAAACTTATTCATATCTCTTTACCTACAATTCCTTTTTTAGCTATAAATAATCTTGAACAAATTATTGAAACTTTTTTAAGCCTAAATGAAAAAGTATATCTAGTAGGTTCATCTTTAGGTGGCTATTATGCTTTATATTTAGCAAATAAGTATAATTTAAAAGCAGTTTTAATAAATCCAGCTATTAAACCTTTAAATACATTAAGTCATTATGAAGGAGTTAAATATATAAAAAATTACTATGATAATTCAAAATTTGAGTTTACAAAAGAACATATAGAATCTTTAAAAAAATATGAAGTAACTAATTTAAAAAATCCTAAGAATATTATGACTTTGTTACAAAAAGGAGATGAAATTTTAGATTATAAAATTTCAAGAAATATATTAAAAGATACAAATATTATTATTGAAGATGGTGGAAATCATTCATTTATAAATATAAATAGATATTTTCATATAATAGAAGATTTTTATATATAAATTTGTTAAGTATTCATAAAACAATATATGATATAATTTATATTATTATGTTTTAGGACCATTTGTTGAAAAACTTTTTTAAATTGGTAATTTTTTTTAGTATATATTTATATTCAAATGAACCAATCAAACCAATTCCATTAGAAATTAATCTTGACGTAAAAAAAGTAAATTTAGGAAAAGAACTTTTTTTTGATACATCTTTATCAAGAACAAATACCATATCTTGCCATAGTTGCCATAATTTAGAACAAGGTGGAGTTGATAATTTACAGTTTTCTTTTGGAGTTGATGGTAAAATAGGTAATATAAATACCCCAACAGTTTTTAATTCTACTTTTAATTTTGTTCAATTTTGGAATGGAAGAGCTAAAAATTTAAAAGAACAAGTTCATGGTCCTATAACTAATCCTGTTGAAATGGATATTAGCTTTGAAGAGTTAATAGAAAAAATAAGAACTACTAAATATGAAAATAAATTTAAAGAAATATATCAAGATGGAATTACGAAAGATAATATTTCAGATGCAATAGCTGAATATGAAAAGAGTTTAATAACACCAAATTCACCTTTTGATAAATATTTAAGGGGAGATGAAAATGCTATATCAAATAAAGCAAAAAATGGTTATAAACTTTTTAAAGAACAAGGTTGTATTGCATGTCATCATGGAGTAAATATTGGTGGTAATTTATATTCAAAATTTGGTACTTTAATTGATATAGAAAGTGATTCAAAAGGAAGATTTGAAGTGACAAATAATGAAATAGATAAATATTACTTTAAAGTACCAACTTTAAGAAATATTGAACTTACATTTCCATATTTACATAATGGAAGTATTGATAATTTGGAAGACACTGTAAAATTTATGGCAAATTATCAATTAGGACAATCTTTAACACAAGATGAAATAAATAATATTGTAGCATTTCTACTATCTTTAACTGGTGAATTATATGAAGTTAAAAAATAAAATAAAATATTTTTTAGATCCACTTTTTATTGTTCTTTTTTTATTTATTATTACTATAGGTTCATTTATATTTAATCAAAATGATATAGATACAAAAGTAAAACAATATAATCATTCTATTAATCTTATTTATAGAATACAAATGTTACATAATGAAGTAGAAGCATTTATTAGAAATAGTGCAAGTTTTATGAATTATGATGAAATTGTTACAA
Proteins encoded in this window:
- the radA gene encoding DNA repair protein RadA, producing the protein MAKKKITLFECQHCGEQSTKWLGKCPNCGSWDSFIELNQEQQEILKQSIKVSSSTSKAKPITEILQDDVTRFSSFNYEFDLVLGGGIVPGSLTLIGGSPGVGKSTLLLKVAGSIANSGKKVLYVSGEESAGQIKLRANRLEANSENLFLLSEIKLEEILDELLRIDYEVCIIDSIQTIYSSNLTSAPGSVSQVREITFELMRKAKESNLAMFIIGHITKDGSIAGPRVLEHMVDTVLYFEGEASRELRMLRGFKNRFGSTSEIGIFEMTSEGLISAKDIASKFFDKNKSQSGSSLTVSMEGSRAIILEVQALVCETTFPNPKRSATGFDTNRLTMLLALLEKKLDLPFNHYDVFINISGGIKIKESSADLAVIAAIISSFRDRPISKESVFIGEVSLTGEIKEVYSIDLRLKEAQAQGIKKAIIAQKINLKLDLKTFAVDEVSKMIELF
- a CDS encoding YqiA/YcfP family alpha/beta fold hydrolase, whose protein sequence is MIIYIHGFSSSGFGKKALEFKEYFQDKLIHISLPTIPFLAINNLEQIIETFLSLNEKVYLVGSSLGGYYALYLANKYNLKAVLINPAIKPLNTLSHYEGVKYIKNYYDNSKFEFTKEHIESLKKYEVTNLKNPKNIMTLLQKGDEILDYKISRNILKDTNIIIEDGGNHSFININRYFHIIEDFYI
- a CDS encoding cytochrome-c peroxidase; this translates as MLKNFFKLVIFFSIYLYSNEPIKPIPLEINLDVKKVNLGKELFFDTSLSRTNTISCHSCHNLEQGGVDNLQFSFGVDGKIGNINTPTVFNSTFNFVQFWNGRAKNLKEQVHGPITNPVEMDISFEELIEKIRTTKYENKFKEIYQDGITKDNISDAIAEYEKSLITPNSPFDKYLRGDENAISNKAKNGYKLFKEQGCIACHHGVNIGGNLYSKFGTLIDIESDSKGRFEVTNNEIDKYYFKVPTLRNIELTFPYLHNGSIDNLEDTVKFMANYQLGQSLTQDEINNIVAFLLSLTGELYEVKK